In Leishmania major strain Friedlin complete genome, chromosome 12, one genomic interval encodes:
- a CDS encoding cytochrome c oxidase subunit IV, whose product MLTRRAVSSAVGAAMVTSSSVSMQRRYDHDRWYGHALELDTHNYKFNGEPPSWMKTRAKTEEETSFAKSVLPHIDFASSYECLLFDADRLNTNLNRKEFGNEIKYRLEKQANTVARAQQLLRDKKAGTGPDAEKVENTLIARIFDEEHVQAEMKYVKCIRANELAEDNRLDILPGGSPNSLREKTRWNLNTELHPADRAEIGARLTAWLPEKYHIVYFDDFQTVAANDATARKEMLEIVESVQKEYTAEAKEGGYESDLKEAVAELMDDVDPTRTITMEAIKSCKDLQQLEDWSRQVHEYNGDDRIIAIYARAAEITKNVEHQALVRQMREWRKLATKNESKL is encoded by the coding sequence ATGCTTACGCGTCGTGCCGTGTCTTCGGCGGTTGGCGCCGCCATGGTGACGTCTTCTTCGGTGTCAATGCAGCGCCGCTACGACCACGACCGCTGGTACGGCCACGCTCTGGAGCTCGACACGCACAACTACAAGTTCAACGGCGAGCCGCCAAGCTGGATGAAGACGCGCGCGaagacagaggaggagacaAGCTTTGCCAAGAGTGTGCTGCCTCACATCGACTTCGCCTCCAGCTACGAGTGCCTACTCTTCGACGCGGATCGCCTAAACACCAATCTCAACCGCAAAGAGTTCGGGAATGAGATTAAGTACCGCCTCGAGAAGCAGGCCAACACCGTCGCcagggcgcagcagctgctcagAGACAAGAAGGCCGGCACCGGCCCGGACGCCGAGAAGGTTGAGAACACGCTCATTGCCCGCATCTTCGATGAGGAGCATGTTCAGGCGGAGATGAAGTACGTCAAGTGCATCCGCGCGAACGAGTTGGCTGAGGACAACCGCCTCGATATCCTGCCCGGCGGTTCGCCGAACTCGCTGCGTGAGAAGACGCGCTGGAACCTTAACACGGAGCTACACCCGGCCGACCGTGCAGAGATTGGTGCTCGCCTGACGGCGTGGCTACCAGAGAAGTACCACATTGTGTACTTCGACGACTTCCAGACCGTAGCGGCCAATGACGCAACCGCCCGCAAGGAGATGCTCGAGATCGTGGAGAGCGTGCAGAAAGAGTACACCGCGGAAGCGAAGGAGGGCGGCTACGAGAGCGACCTCAAGGAGGCCGTGGCGGAGCTCATGGACGACGTCGATCCGACCCGCACCATCACGATGGAGGCCATCAAGTCCTGCAAAGACCtacagcagctggaggactGGTCGCGCCAGGTGCACGAGTACAACGGCGACGACCGCATCATCGCGATCTACGCCCGCGCTGCGGAGATCACGAAAAATGTGGAGCACCAGGCGCTGGTGAGGCAGATGCGCGAGTGGCGCAAGCTGGCCACCAAGAACGAGAGCAAATTGTAA